In Armatimonadota bacterium, a single genomic region encodes these proteins:
- the ilvE gene encoding branched-chain-amino-acid transaminase: MQKLVWFNGTVGPLETAMIPAADHCHLYGDGLFEGIRIYHHKVFKLDEHLDRLYHGIKYLNFKMSISQPELRAIILDTCMKSDMEAGYIRLNVTRGTGLGLDPSKIDTEPNVMVMINTLALYPPESYETGLDVVTTSFKTIPADALDPRLKCIGKYASNILAKQEANFRGAGEGLMLNHQGNVAECTGDNIFVIQNGIIRTPDPASGILKGVTRDAVMDLARKAGYAVEECKLTPFDLYAAEECFLTGTAAEVIPMVTLDSRPIGDGKPGPITKQLVELYREETKNGVPF; the protein is encoded by the coding sequence GTGCAAAAGCTTGTTTGGTTCAATGGCACGGTTGGTCCGCTTGAAACGGCGATGATTCCTGCGGCAGATCACTGCCACCTTTATGGCGACGGTTTGTTCGAGGGAATTCGCATCTATCACCACAAGGTTTTCAAGCTTGATGAGCACCTTGATCGGCTGTATCACGGCATCAAATATCTTAACTTCAAGATGTCGATCTCGCAGCCCGAGCTACGAGCAATCATCCTGGACACCTGCATGAAGTCGGACATGGAGGCGGGCTACATTCGGCTCAACGTCACCCGAGGAACCGGACTTGGCCTCGACCCGAGCAAGATCGATACCGAACCCAACGTGATGGTGATGATCAATACGCTTGCGCTCTATCCGCCCGAGTCATACGAAACGGGGCTTGACGTGGTAACCACAAGTTTCAAAACGATCCCGGCTGACGCTTTGGATCCTCGCTTGAAGTGCATCGGCAAGTACGCTTCCAACATTCTTGCGAAGCAAGAGGCTAACTTCCGGGGAGCTGGTGAAGGCCTCATGCTGAATCACCAGGGGAATGTCGCTGAGTGTACGGGCGATAACATTTTTGTGATCCAGAACGGCATTATCCGCACCCCGGACCCGGCGAGCGGAATCCTGAAAGGCGTTACTCGAGATGCTGTGATGGATCTGGCTCGAAAAGCCGGATACGCGGTTGAAGAGTGCAAGTTAACTCCGTTCGACCTTTACGCCGCTGAGGAATGCTTCCTGACCGGAACCGCTGCCGAGGTCATCCCAATGGTTACCCTCGATAGCCGCCCAATCGGCGACGGGAAACCTGGCCCGATTACGAAACAGCTCGTTGAACTGTATCGAGAAGAGACCAAGAACGGCGTTCCGTTCTAG